From the genome of Numida meleagris isolate 19003 breed g44 Domestic line unplaced genomic scaffold, NumMel1.0 unplaced_Scaffold2372, whole genome shotgun sequence, one region includes:
- the LOC110390855 gene encoding guanylate-binding protein 1-like, translating to MEEHTRQMEQRLKEEQRARLEEQERVLEHHRKEYEALLQEGFRREAAAMQERITELELEKKKMEVGTWIGSALNLLSSIFAPLLYVVAGMVPTIVTKVCRKM from the exons ATGGAGGAGCACACGCGTCAGATGGAGCAGCGGCTGAAGGAGGAGCAGCGTGCAcggctggaggagcaggagcgTGTGCTGGAGCACCACAGGAAG GAGTATGAGgcgctgctgcaggagggcttcAGGCGTGAGGCAGCAGCCATGCAGGAGCGGATCACAGAGCTGGAGcttgagaagaagaaaatggaggTGGGGACCTGGATTGGCTCAGCGCTGAACTTGCTTAGCAGCATTTTTGCACCATTGCTGTATGTTGTGGCAGGCATGGTTCCAACAATTGTCACCAAAGTGTGCCGTAAGATGTAA